Proteins from a single region of Bacteroidales bacterium:
- a CDS encoding HAMP domain-containing histidine kinase, with amino-acid sequence MPRTGVIFFLLIYLFNNGIVAQSTTKIDSLLNCLSLSRKDHPAKVDLLNNIAYEYYLHNEFEKTKTYAQKAINMAKEKDYEPGLARGFNILGIGYMYTEDYYQSFVMYKKAESLYTRLKDTLRLCYVYGNIALVSATIKDFENSNLYGHKLLDLAMESKNIKEISRALNYIFMQLEVTMDEKLLDAIEMVLSDTSCYGIYKGSVIVHHSVYLAHRDKDQESIKRIHEAMPLLKDVTNPNGLDFLYKSLAIAHAYLGNEDSALFYVEKYKYLSTDDIQARYMTTVIHEHLDSLRGDYYNAYKHHQERMALKDSIFLKSKTLETARMKTWDQFEKSEADFNTLHKEKQIQRKMIFLLTILLILIVILSVLLFRYYKRRVVDHRLLKKTNEELQKLHGVKDRLFSLVAHDLRSPIASLSILLKSASQSFIDADTQRDMLKELSHQVDDTLLLINNLLYWSKTQMKGIHAEPENFDLKERSLMVSNQLNGQASRKGIILQNNVASIKVYADTNMFDVVLRNLISNAIKFTHAKGTIKIESKLTGNQVTISVTDNGTGMPVEKQKKLFCMNENVICRGTANEKGSGLGLVLCKDFVEMNNGNIWFESLENEGSTFYFTVPVGK; translated from the coding sequence ATGCCAAGGACCGGGGTCATATTTTTTCTTTTGATTTATTTATTCAATAACGGTATTGTAGCACAGTCAACCACAAAAATAGACAGTTTGTTAAATTGTTTATCCTTGTCCCGGAAAGATCATCCAGCAAAAGTTGACCTGTTAAATAATATCGCTTATGAATATTATCTGCATAATGAATTTGAAAAAACCAAGACGTATGCACAGAAAGCCATAAATATGGCCAAAGAAAAAGATTACGAACCCGGATTAGCCAGAGGTTTTAATATCCTGGGAATAGGATATATGTATACTGAAGACTATTATCAGTCCTTCGTAATGTACAAGAAAGCCGAATCGTTATATACCCGTCTAAAGGATACTTTACGGCTCTGTTATGTATATGGCAATATAGCACTTGTATCAGCCACTATAAAGGATTTTGAAAACTCAAATCTTTACGGCCACAAGTTATTGGATCTGGCGATGGAGTCAAAGAATATCAAGGAGATATCAAGGGCTTTAAATTATATATTCATGCAACTGGAGGTGACGATGGATGAAAAATTACTGGATGCCATAGAAATGGTACTTAGTGATACTTCCTGCTATGGTATCTATAAAGGCTCCGTGATTGTTCATCATAGTGTTTACCTTGCACATCGGGACAAAGACCAGGAATCCATTAAACGGATACATGAAGCCATGCCGCTTCTCAAAGACGTTACAAATCCTAATGGCCTTGATTTTCTTTATAAATCCCTTGCCATTGCTCACGCCTACCTTGGGAATGAAGATTCTGCCTTATTTTATGTTGAAAAATATAAGTATTTGTCAACAGATGATATCCAGGCACGTTACATGACAACGGTCATCCATGAACACCTTGACTCTTTACGGGGGGATTACTACAATGCCTATAAACATCATCAAGAACGGATGGCGTTAAAAGATAGTATTTTTCTAAAATCCAAGACATTGGAAACTGCCAGAATGAAAACATGGGATCAATTTGAAAAATCAGAAGCAGACTTTAATACATTACATAAAGAAAAGCAGATACAACGTAAGATGATTTTCCTGTTGACTATCTTATTGATCCTGATAGTTATACTTTCTGTTCTATTGTTCAGGTATTATAAACGAAGAGTAGTTGACCACCGTTTATTGAAGAAAACCAATGAAGAATTACAAAAATTACATGGAGTAAAAGACCGGTTGTTTTCCCTTGTAGCCCATGATTTAAGAAGTCCGATCGCATCCCTTTCCATTTTATTGAAATCCGCCTCACAATCATTTATTGATGCAGATACACAACGGGATATGCTTAAAGAACTTTCCCATCAGGTAGACGACACACTCCTTCTGATCAATAATCTTTTATATTGGTCTAAAACTCAAATGAAAGGGATACATGCCGAACCGGAAAACTTTGATCTCAAAGAAAGGAGTCTGATGGTATCCAATCAGCTAAACGGGCAGGCCTCCCGAAAAGGTATTATTTTACAGAACAATGTCGCATCCATTAAGGTATATGCTGATACCAACATGTTCGATGTTGTACTCCGTAACCTGATCTCCAATGCCATTAAATTCACTCATGCCAAGGGTACCATAAAAATTGAAAGTAAATTAACAGGTAATCAGGTAACTATATCTGTTACTGACAACGGCACCGGTATGCCTGTAGAAAAGCAAAAAAAGCTGTTCTGTATGAATGAAAATGTTATTTGCAGGGGAACAGCTAATGAAAAAGGATCCGGATTAGGTTTAGTGCTCTGTAAAGATTTCGTCGAAATGAATAATGGGAATATCTGGTTCGAAAGCCTGGAAAACGAAGGAAGTACATTTTATTTTACTGTTCCCGTCGGAAAATGA
- a CDS encoding methyltransferase has translation MGNHFFRFKQFIVNQSMAAMKVGVDSVLLGAWVDVSHVSRVLDVGTGTGLLALMMAQRIPETYIDAVEIDEEACAQARRNVEESPWNKHITVTCGDFRKYEYPTGINYDLVICNPPFFIRSFKSEDKKRNLARHNDTLSHEDLLSASMKLLSSDGIVAVVLPATEARLFLETAASHGLYPKRQLQIQSYPSKPPHRLLLELSKTNGSVESSILSIENHERTDFTDAYKEMTREFYVKF, from the coding sequence ATGGGCAATCATTTTTTCCGGTTCAAACAATTTATAGTCAACCAGTCGATGGCTGCGATGAAAGTGGGTGTAGACAGTGTGTTGCTGGGGGCATGGGTGGATGTTTCCCATGTTTCGCGTGTTCTGGACGTGGGTACGGGAACCGGGTTACTCGCTCTGATGATGGCACAACGAATTCCGGAGACTTATATTGATGCAGTGGAAATTGATGAAGAGGCGTGTGCACAGGCCCGGAGAAACGTGGAGGAAAGCCCGTGGAATAAACATATAACAGTAACCTGTGGTGATTTCAGGAAATATGAATATCCAACAGGTATCAATTATGATTTAGTGATCTGTAACCCTCCTTTTTTTATAAGATCATTTAAATCAGAAGACAAGAAGCGTAACCTGGCTCGTCACAATGATACTCTTTCGCATGAAGACCTGTTATCTGCATCAATGAAACTACTTTCTTCGGATGGGATTGTGGCAGTTGTATTACCGGCGACTGAAGCCCGATTATTCCTGGAGACAGCAGCTTCTCACGGATTATATCCGAAACGGCAGCTTCAGATACAATCTTATCCTTCCAAACCACCTCACCGCCTGTTGCTGGAATTGTCCAAAACCAACGGATCCGTTGAAAGCAGTATCTTGTCAATAGAAAATCACGAAAGAACCGATTTTACGGATGCTTACAAGGAAATGACAAGAGAGTTTTACGTAAAGTTTTGA
- a CDS encoding glycoside hydrolase family 78 protein: protein MKKSNCLDLRRYLFTSLFFAMLVLLSFSCSLGEKNAVEKLQINFTTNPIGLDDPTPRFSWRIKSDKRGVMQESYRIIVSTDKQGKSVVWDSEVVNNSQSINVPYTGSALQPNTRYYWNVEIASNKNDKIKSKELAYFETGLLNSGWNDAQWIRHLKKSELNNSDISNFDLEADVTLLSDNIGIIFGASDMGNMHMWSVNTHDHEHPILRRHVYVNGRLNQADISMKEFFTKADLLNKELRVKISVRGNKIETYIDGKLVDTDHDSPLKGDYIGFRAFKSHNLNEHAYIDNIKLTSYASSTSSVTLEEDFEKESNNFDQAETIVVDGNTKLNVYSKNNVFSFLQNSAGEVPMFRTKIDLDKKVEWARIYSSSLGMYDLFVNGERVGRKMENGSVIYDELKPGWTHYLKTVFYTTYDITDQLKKGENAIGAIVTSGWISGAIAHNRYGNPDLGFIAKIMVKYSDGSSDTFVTNTETWVSSNQSAIRKADIYHGEHYDARMESNWNSPGYDDSGWQKTGINTFFKGNITAFIAPPVQIREEMNQTPKTTTIYDGITQTGSTFGEVNVINKLEGKSIINLKKGETAIIDFGQNIVGWIHFKVKGESGTKMRARFSEMLNDSGDRKRGNDNAKGTLYLENLRSAQATLFYTLKGEKAGEKYRPSMTFFGFRYCEITAPQDIIIEEIIAEVVGTVAEEESKLTTCNKSVNQLYSNIIWGQRGNFVSVPTDCPQRDERLGWTGDTQVFCRTAAYNSNVNSFFHKWMGDMRDSQRADGAYPDVAPEPYFGAWGTAGWADAGIIVPWTIYQMYDDKAIIEENYASMEKYMDFLASQKDDKYLYNGPTLNYGDWLAYEQTDRRYLSVCYYANDALLMAEMASALGKTQDVDKYNTLYDNIKKEFQGRYIEEDGTLKQKTQTAYLLALKFDLFPTEQAQKDALDFLLKKIADNGYRLSTGFLGTSVLNQTLSEYNANDMAYNLLLQRNDPSWLYSVDQGATTIWERWNSYTLEKGFGDAGMNSFNHYAYGVVGEWMYRYMAGIDQAKESAGFKHIVLRPIPDTRKFIPENQERITETDATFVSAYGAIKSKWNVSEGSARYEITVPANTMATLYLPQATEGTYVYENKIKADSVEGVSSIKDEGGYFVLELGSGSYLFDVE, encoded by the coding sequence ATGAAAAAAAGTAACTGCCTGGATTTAAGGAGGTATTTATTTACATCTCTTTTCTTTGCTATGCTCGTTCTACTCTCTTTTTCTTGTAGTTTGGGAGAGAAAAATGCGGTTGAAAAATTGCAAATCAATTTCACAACAAACCCTATCGGATTGGACGACCCAACACCTCGTTTCAGTTGGCGGATAAAATCGGACAAAAGGGGTGTAATGCAAGAATCTTATCGGATAATTGTATCTACGGATAAACAAGGGAAATCAGTCGTATGGGATTCGGAAGTTGTGAATAATTCGCAATCTATCAATGTCCCGTATACTGGAAGCGCTCTTCAACCCAACACTCGCTATTATTGGAATGTGGAGATTGCCAGTAATAAAAACGATAAAATTAAGTCTAAAGAGTTGGCGTATTTTGAAACAGGCTTATTGAATTCCGGATGGAACGATGCCCAATGGATTCGTCATTTGAAAAAAAGTGAATTAAATAATTCCGATATTTCAAATTTCGATTTGGAGGCAGATGTTACACTGCTGTCCGACAATATAGGTATCATTTTCGGTGCATCAGACATGGGCAATATGCATATGTGGTCTGTGAATACTCATGATCATGAACACCCTATTTTACGGCGACATGTTTATGTAAACGGACGTTTAAATCAGGCCGATATTTCCATGAAGGAATTTTTCACTAAGGCTGATTTGCTGAACAAGGAACTTAGGGTGAAAATTAGTGTCAGGGGAAATAAAATAGAAACTTATATCGATGGTAAACTAGTAGATACCGACCACGACTCGCCTCTAAAAGGTGATTATATCGGTTTTAGGGCGTTCAAAAGTCACAATCTAAACGAACATGCCTATATCGACAATATTAAACTGACATCATATGCCAGCTCAACTTCATCCGTAACTCTCGAAGAGGATTTTGAAAAAGAATCAAACAACTTCGATCAGGCAGAAACAATCGTTGTTGATGGGAATACAAAGTTAAACGTCTATTCAAAAAACAACGTTTTCAGTTTTCTACAAAATTCGGCAGGCGAAGTTCCGATGTTCAGGACAAAAATTGACTTGGACAAAAAAGTGGAATGGGCACGGATTTACTCATCAAGCTTGGGTATGTACGATCTGTTTGTTAATGGTGAGCGTGTCGGTCGTAAAATGGAGAATGGCTCTGTTATTTATGACGAGCTTAAGCCCGGATGGACCCATTATCTCAAAACTGTTTTCTACACCACCTATGACATAACTGATCAGCTTAAAAAGGGAGAGAACGCAATAGGGGCGATAGTTACGTCGGGTTGGATTAGCGGTGCCATTGCTCACAATAGGTACGGAAATCCCGATTTGGGTTTTATAGCCAAGATCATGGTAAAATATAGTGATGGCAGTTCCGATACTTTCGTTACCAATACGGAAACCTGGGTGTCTTCTAATCAATCGGCCATCCGAAAAGCCGACATATACCACGGGGAGCACTATGATGCACGTATGGAGAGCAATTGGAACAGTCCGGGGTATGATGATTCCGGTTGGCAAAAAACCGGAATCAACACTTTTTTCAAAGGTAACATTACCGCCTTTATTGCTCCGCCGGTACAAATAAGAGAGGAGATGAACCAAACTCCAAAAACAACGACCATCTATGACGGAATTACTCAAACAGGTTCCACCTTTGGCGAAGTTAACGTTATTAATAAATTGGAGGGCAAATCGATTATAAATCTTAAAAAAGGAGAAACCGCGATCATCGACTTTGGACAAAATATTGTGGGTTGGATTCACTTTAAAGTTAAAGGAGAATCTGGCACAAAGATGAGGGCGCGGTTTAGCGAAATGCTTAACGATTCGGGAGATCGCAAGCGCGGCAATGATAATGCAAAAGGAACGCTTTATCTGGAAAATCTCCGTAGTGCCCAAGCAACTCTATTTTACACTTTGAAAGGCGAAAAGGCAGGAGAAAAGTACAGGCCATCTATGACATTTTTCGGATTCCGGTACTGTGAAATAACGGCTCCGCAAGATATTATCATTGAGGAAATAATCGCAGAAGTGGTAGGTACGGTAGCAGAAGAAGAATCAAAGCTTACTACCTGCAATAAGTCAGTAAATCAATTATATAGCAATATTATCTGGGGACAACGCGGGAATTTTGTAAGTGTTCCGACTGATTGTCCGCAGCGTGACGAACGACTGGGATGGACAGGCGATACGCAGGTATTTTGCAGGACAGCAGCCTACAATTCTAATGTTAATTCATTCTTCCACAAGTGGATGGGCGATATGAGGGATAGTCAACGTGCAGACGGTGCATATCCTGATGTAGCTCCCGAGCCGTATTTTGGAGCATGGGGAACTGCCGGTTGGGCAGATGCCGGGATCATTGTTCCATGGACTATTTATCAGATGTATGATGACAAGGCAATCATCGAGGAGAATTACGCATCTATGGAGAAATATATGGACTTTTTGGCAAGTCAAAAGGACGATAAATATCTATATAACGGCCCAACGTTGAATTATGGTGACTGGCTGGCATACGAACAAACAGACAGGCGTTATTTGAGTGTTTGCTATTATGCAAACGATGCGCTGCTGATGGCTGAAATGGCAAGTGCGTTAGGCAAAACTCAAGATGTGGATAAGTACAATACTTTATATGACAATATCAAAAAAGAGTTCCAGGGCAGGTATATAGAAGAAGACGGGACTTTGAAACAAAAAACACAAACAGCTTATCTGTTGGCACTGAAATTCGATCTGTTTCCAACCGAACAAGCTCAAAAGGATGCTCTTGATTTTCTGCTCAAAAAGATTGCCGATAATGGTTACAGGTTAAGTACAGGCTTTTTAGGCACCTCTGTACTGAATCAGACTTTAAGCGAATACAATGCCAACGATATGGCATATAACCTCCTGCTTCAACGCAACGACCCGTCATGGTTGTACAGTGTAGATCAGGGAGCGACCACCATTTGGGAGCGTTGGAACTCATATACTTTAGAAAAAGGTTTTGGCGACGCGGGTATGAACTCATTTAACCATTATGCTTACGGAGTGGTAGGAGAGTGGATGTATCGCTATATGGCGGGAATTGACCAGGCCAAAGAATCTGCAGGATTTAAACATATAGTGTTGCGCCCTATTCCTGATACGAGAAAATTCATTCCGGAAAATCAGGAACGGATAACAGAAACTGACGCAACCTTTGTTTCGGCGTATGGAGCTATTAAAAGTAAATGGAATGTAAGTGAGGGAAGTGCCAGATATGAGATAACCGTTCCGGCTAACACTATGGCAACGCTTTATTTACCTCAAGCAACAGAAGGAACATATGTATATGAGAATAAAATAAAAGCCGATTCAGTAGAAGGTGTTTCGTCTATAAAAGACGAGGGAGGCTATTTTGTTTTAG